In the Gemmatimonadaceae bacterium genome, one interval contains:
- a CDS encoding putative sulfate/molybdate transporter gives MTRTAVEVVNPRFRFDRNELAGAFGDIGTDLPLIVGMVMAAGLDAASVLVMFGLMQYATAIRYGIPMAVQPLKAMAVIVITQKIAGPVLFGAGLAIGVVMLLLTASGALAWLARVVPKSVVRGLQLGLGLQLALLALGDYVRSAGVTGYGLALIAFAMAIALYGNRRLPPALPIIALGIVYAFVFDLDALDLAGGLGFTLPLPRIPAPADVWTGLVILALPQIPLSLGNSLLATRQTAHDLFPEKQVTIRQLGYTYSLMNLVNPWLGGIPTCHGSGGLMGHYTFGARTGGSLLIYGSLFLAMGLFFAGAFTQVVQVFPLPVLGVLLLFEGWALMWLARDVVPVRRELAVTIGVALLAVLAPYGYVLGLLLGTLAWYAFGKVWSTGPK, from the coding sequence GTGACACGTACGGCCGTTGAGGTGGTGAACCCGCGCTTCCGTTTCGACCGCAACGAGCTTGCGGGCGCGTTCGGCGACATCGGCACGGACCTGCCGCTCATCGTTGGTATGGTCATGGCGGCCGGGCTCGACGCGGCGAGCGTGTTGGTGATGTTCGGGCTGATGCAGTACGCGACGGCGATCCGGTACGGCATCCCGATGGCCGTGCAGCCGCTCAAGGCGATGGCCGTCATCGTCATCACGCAGAAGATCGCGGGGCCGGTGCTGTTCGGCGCCGGCCTGGCCATCGGCGTCGTGATGCTGCTGCTGACGGCGAGCGGAGCGCTTGCCTGGCTCGCGCGCGTGGTGCCGAAGAGCGTGGTGCGCGGACTCCAGCTGGGGCTGGGCCTGCAGCTCGCGCTGCTCGCACTTGGGGACTACGTGCGATCGGCCGGCGTCACCGGCTACGGTCTCGCGCTGATCGCGTTCGCCATGGCGATCGCGCTGTACGGCAACCGCCGCCTTCCGCCGGCGTTGCCGATCATCGCGCTCGGAATCGTGTACGCCTTCGTCTTCGATCTCGACGCGCTCGACCTCGCCGGCGGCCTCGGCTTCACGCTGCCGCTGCCGCGGATACCGGCCCCGGCCGACGTGTGGACGGGGCTGGTGATCCTCGCGCTGCCGCAGATACCGCTCTCGCTCGGCAACTCGCTGCTCGCCACCCGCCAGACGGCGCACGACCTATTTCCCGAAAAGCAGGTCACCATCCGGCAGCTCGGCTACACGTACTCGCTGATGAACCTCGTGAATCCGTGGCTCGGCGGAATTCCCACGTGCCATGGGTCGGGCGGCCTGATGGGCCATTACACCTTCGGCGCGCGCACCGGCGGATCGCTGCTGATCTACGGTTCGCTCTTCCTGGCAATGGGCCTGTTCTTCGCGGGCGCGTTCACGCAGGTGGTGCAGGTCTTCCCGCTGCCGGTTCTCGGCGTGCTGCTGCTGTTCGAGGGGTGGGCGCTCATGTGGCTCGCGCGCGACGTTGTTCCCGTGCGCCGCGAGCTGGCGGTTACGATCGGCGTGGCGTTGCTCGCGGTGCTCGCCCCGTACGGTTATGTCCTCGGTCTCTTGCTCGGAACCCTCGCGTGGTACGCGTTCGGGAAAGTCTGGTCCACCGGGCCGAAATAG
- a CDS encoding ABC transporter permease: protein MAKLWAVIKREYIERVRTKWFIIATVFGPLLFAALMIVPAWLTIKTKSAADLSSTVILDATNTGLGAKVSESLRGFGSGPERAPDVRVIAPSELTEAESLATAEVMREQRSGYLVLDQQTVAGESARYAGRHASSLTAMEAVEDAVEKTVLAYRFEAEGISAEKARELTAGRLRFRTERITDEGRGGSGAISAFFGLGIAFLLYMSIILYGQNILRGVIEEKTTRVAEVVVSSVRPETLLAGKVLGVGAVGLTQQLVWVATVVAFLTYRVQIFNVFGIPAPPFVMPGVSAGDGLLLLLFFVLGFVFYAALFAAVGAMVNSDQEAQQAAQPVMLLLIAAAIFIQPVTFNPTGGLATTMSWLPFSSPIIMPLRLTIINVPITELIGSLIVLLLSCLLVVWLAARIYRVGLLMYGKRPTLRELGHWIRYT from the coding sequence ATGGCTAAGCTCTGGGCGGTCATCAAGCGCGAGTACATCGAGCGCGTTCGCACCAAGTGGTTCATCATCGCGACGGTCTTCGGCCCGCTGCTGTTCGCGGCGCTGATGATCGTCCCGGCGTGGCTCACCATCAAGACGAAGAGCGCCGCCGATCTGAGCTCGACGGTCATCCTCGACGCGACAAACACCGGGCTGGGGGCGAAGGTGTCGGAATCCCTGCGCGGCTTCGGGAGCGGGCCGGAGCGCGCGCCCGACGTGCGCGTGATCGCGCCTTCCGAGCTCACTGAGGCCGAGAGCCTCGCGACCGCCGAGGTGATGCGCGAGCAGCGGTCGGGATACCTCGTGCTCGATCAGCAGACGGTGGCCGGCGAGAGCGCGAGATACGCCGGACGCCATGCCAGCTCGCTGACCGCGATGGAAGCGGTGGAGGACGCGGTGGAGAAGACCGTGCTGGCGTACCGCTTCGAGGCGGAGGGAATCTCGGCGGAGAAAGCCCGTGAGCTCACCGCCGGCAGGCTGCGGTTCCGCACCGAGCGGATAACCGACGAGGGCCGCGGCGGATCCGGGGCGATCAGCGCGTTCTTCGGCCTTGGCATCGCCTTCCTGCTGTACATGTCCATCATCCTGTACGGCCAGAACATCCTGCGCGGAGTGATCGAGGAAAAAACCACCCGCGTCGCTGAAGTCGTCGTATCGAGCGTGCGGCCCGAGACTCTGCTCGCCGGCAAGGTGCTCGGCGTCGGCGCGGTCGGATTGACGCAGCAGCTGGTGTGGGTCGCCACGGTCGTGGCGTTCCTCACCTACAGGGTGCAGATCTTCAACGTCTTCGGGATTCCGGCGCCGCCGTTCGTCATGCCCGGGGTGTCGGCCGGCGACGGCCTGCTCCTCCTGCTGTTCTTCGTGCTCGGCTTCGTCTTCTACGCCGCGCTGTTCGCGGCGGTGGGAGCCATGGTGAACAGCGACCAGGAAGCGCAGCAGGCGGCGCAGCCCGTGATGCTGCTGCTCATCGCCGCCGCGATCTTCATCCAACCCGTCACGTTCAATCCGACGGGCGGGCTCGCGACGACGATGTCGTGGCTGCCCTTCTCCTCGCCGATCATCATGCCGCTGCGGCTCACGATCATCAACGTGCCGATCACCGAGCTGATCGGCTCGCTGATCGTGCTGCTGCTGTCGTGTCTGCTGGTAGTATGGCTGGCCGCGCGGATCTACCGGGTGGGGCTACTCATGTACGGCAAGCGCCCGACTCTGCGCGAGCTCGGGCACTGGATCCGCTACACCTAG
- a CDS encoding SUF system NifU family Fe-S cluster assembly protein: MDLDLSPNIQAMFQELILDHYRRPRNKGELEGEHKTIAMKNPLCGDEVYLHLALEDERVSDISFTGRGCSISQAAASMITQAVKGKTAGEAETLGERYREMIMGDAEAAKDKSLGQLRALSGVSKFPARVKCALLAWNALEEGLK; encoded by the coding sequence GTGGACCTCGATCTCTCGCCCAACATCCAGGCGATGTTCCAGGAGCTCATCCTGGACCACTATCGCCGGCCGCGCAACAAGGGCGAGCTCGAGGGCGAGCACAAAACGATCGCCATGAAGAACCCGCTCTGCGGCGACGAGGTGTACCTCCACCTCGCGCTCGAGGACGAGCGGGTGAGCGACATCAGCTTCACGGGGCGCGGCTGCTCGATCTCCCAGGCCGCGGCGTCAATGATCACGCAGGCTGTCAAGGGCAAAACCGCCGGCGAAGCCGAAACGCTGGGCGAGCGCTACCGCGAGATGATCATGGGCGACGCCGAGGCGGCGAAGGATAAATCGCTCGGCCAGCTCCGCGCGCTGTCGGGGGTGTCGAAGTTCCCGGCGCGCGTCAAATGCGCGCTGCTCGCGTGGAACGCGCTCGAGGAAGGACTGAAATAG
- a CDS encoding BrxA/BrxB family bacilliredoxin encodes MYDERLVAPMREDLTRLGVEELKTAEAVDAKLRDSAGTTLVVVNSVCGCAARNARPAVARALRHEVKPDALTTVFAGQDVDAVRQVRSYFAGYPPSSPQIALLKDGKLVYMLERHQIEGRTVEEIAEDLTGAFDRFCGAVRAA; translated from the coding sequence ATGTACGACGAAAGACTGGTCGCGCCGATGCGCGAAGACCTCACGCGCCTGGGCGTGGAGGAATTGAAGACGGCGGAGGCGGTGGACGCGAAGCTGCGCGACTCCGCCGGCACGACGCTCGTGGTGGTCAACTCCGTCTGCGGCTGCGCCGCGCGAAACGCCAGGCCGGCGGTCGCCCGCGCGCTGCGGCACGAGGTGAAGCCCGATGCGCTGACGACGGTATTCGCCGGCCAGGACGTGGACGCCGTGCGCCAGGTGCGCTCTTATTTCGCCGGCTACCCGCCCTCATCGCCGCAGATCGCGCTGCTCAAGGACGGCAAGCTCGTGTACATGCTCGAGCGGCATCAGATCGAGGGACGCACGGTCGAGGAGATCGCAGAGGACCTCACGGGCGCATTTGATCGATTTTGCGGAGCTGTCCGGGCGGCGTGA
- a CDS encoding ATP-binding cassette domain-containing protein yields the protein MTEPAVHIQNVFKRFAGHTAVRDLSLVIPRGTVYGLLGPNGAGKTTTIRMILNVIAPDSGTITILGQDSTRDSILDRVGYLPEERGLYRKMKVRSILRFLAELKGMSRRQADPLIDEWLERLSLKTPDKDWGAAKVDELSRGMQQKVQFIAALLHDPELVILDEPFSGLDPVNSQALKDTIVELRRRGKTVIFSTHLMDNAERMCDAVCIIANGDKVLDGTLADVKAENAGRTVAVALDGAPSGEIDRIFADRSLVERVDDSNRFFEVELQPGADAQQLLRAIVGSGARVKRFELVQPSLHQIFLERVGAKGVEPGVSGHG from the coding sequence ATGACCGAACCAGCGGTACACATCCAGAACGTTTTCAAGCGCTTCGCAGGCCACACGGCTGTACGCGATCTGTCGCTCGTGATTCCCCGTGGCACGGTGTACGGGCTGCTGGGGCCGAACGGCGCCGGCAAGACGACCACCATCCGGATGATTCTGAACGTGATCGCGCCCGACTCCGGCACGATCACCATTCTCGGCCAGGACTCCACCAGGGACTCGATCCTCGACCGCGTGGGATATCTGCCGGAAGAGCGCGGCCTCTATCGCAAGATGAAGGTCCGCTCGATTCTGCGGTTTCTCGCCGAGCTGAAAGGCATGTCGCGCAGGCAGGCGGATCCCTTGATCGACGAGTGGCTGGAGCGGCTGTCGCTCAAGACGCCGGACAAGGACTGGGGCGCGGCGAAGGTGGACGAGCTCTCCCGCGGCATGCAGCAGAAGGTGCAGTTCATCGCCGCGCTGCTGCACGATCCCGAGCTGGTGATCCTGGACGAGCCGTTCAGCGGGCTCGACCCGGTCAACTCCCAGGCGCTCAAGGACACGATCGTGGAGCTCCGGCGCCGCGGCAAGACCGTGATCTTCAGCACGCATCTGATGGACAACGCCGAGCGCATGTGCGACGCGGTCTGCATCATCGCCAACGGCGACAAGGTGCTCGACGGCACGCTCGCCGACGTCAAGGCCGAGAACGCCGGCCGGACCGTGGCCGTCGCGCTCGACGGCGCGCCGAGCGGCGAGATCGACCGAATCTTCGCCGACAGGTCGCTGGTCGAGCGCGTTGACGACTCCAACAGGTTCTTCGAGGTGGAGCTCCAGCCGGGCGCGGACGCGCAGCAGCTCCTGCGCGCGATCGTCGGCAGCGGGGCCCGCGTGAAGCGATTCGAGCTGGTCCAGCCCTCGCTGCATCAGATCTTTCTCGAGCGGGTCGGCGCCAAAGGCGTAGAGCCGGGGGTGTCGGGTCATGGCTAA
- a CDS encoding deoxyribonuclease IV, which translates to MSPAARRKRFIGAHTINNGGVHMAVRRAARGGMSAVQVFTAVPKYYNDKMSVRPERAQRFRKEVAASKIDPRMILVHAPYVLSVATPDPEKWARASAGLTKELERSSDLGAGSVCFHPGSAGDDTPANAAKRIAAAITAALRAVKSDARVLVENTAGAGRTMGRTAAEVGEILSHVPKSLRARTGYGLDTCHLFCSGYDIRRSRAAFTAILDEFEEATGEPPSFFHLNDSAGALGSNRDRHVLIGEGEIGKDPFKWLLADARSAGIPLVLETPQQNYDVADDDDSPDPYDVRMMKLLSSL; encoded by the coding sequence TTGAGCCCGGCGGCGCGCCGCAAGCGGTTCATAGGGGCGCACACGATCAATAACGGCGGCGTGCACATGGCCGTCCGCCGCGCCGCGCGCGGCGGGATGAGTGCGGTGCAGGTCTTCACCGCCGTGCCCAAGTATTACAACGACAAGATGTCGGTGCGCCCCGAGCGCGCGCAGCGGTTCAGGAAGGAGGTCGCGGCGTCGAAGATCGATCCGAGGATGATTCTCGTGCACGCGCCGTACGTTCTGAGCGTGGCGACACCCGACCCGGAGAAATGGGCGCGGGCGAGCGCGGGGCTCACGAAGGAGTTGGAACGCTCCAGCGATCTCGGCGCCGGCTCGGTCTGCTTCCATCCGGGCTCCGCCGGCGACGACACGCCGGCGAACGCGGCGAAGCGGATCGCGGCGGCCATCACCGCCGCGCTGCGCGCCGTGAAATCGGACGCGCGAGTGCTCGTGGAGAACACCGCGGGCGCCGGACGCACCATGGGCCGCACCGCCGCGGAGGTGGGAGAAATCCTGTCGCACGTCCCGAAATCGCTGCGCGCGCGCACCGGATACGGGCTGGATACGTGCCACCTGTTTTGCTCCGGATACGACATTCGCAGGTCGCGGGCGGCCTTCACCGCCATCCTCGACGAGTTCGAGGAAGCGACGGGGGAGCCGCCTTCTTTCTTCCATCTCAACGACAGCGCGGGCGCGCTCGGATCGAACCGCGACAGGCACGTTCTCATAGGGGAAGGCGAGATCGGGAAGGACCCGTTCAAGTGGCTCCTGGCGGACGCCCGATCGGCTGGAATACCGCTGGTGCTGGAGACGCCGCAGCAGAACTACGACGTGGCCGATGACGACGATTCACCCGATCCCTACGACGTGCGAATGATGAAACTGCTGTCTTCCCTATAG
- the lepB gene encoding signal peptidase I — MPAALKKGRAAKARPLSQSGSTKPGWRSGALWRNVRAIALPLALFLLIRTFLLEAYRIPSGSMIPSLLVGDWLFVNKLRYGPHVPFTDNRLPGYAEPRRGDVVVFVSPPQVDQPQDLTPTLVKRAIAVGGDTIYMRRGVLYVNGVAQRQGYGVSADAFDSVSELFDWQKPLGLKASRFGAAPAQPSHDEWGPLVVPPGHLFMMGDNRYNSKDSRYWGFVPRENVRGRPMFVYYSYNADDSDRPLPFITDIRWSRLVHWIR, encoded by the coding sequence TTGCCAGCCGCACTCAAGAAGGGGCGCGCCGCCAAGGCGCGCCCCTTGTCACAGTCGGGCTCGACTAAGCCTGGATGGAGAAGCGGAGCGCTTTGGCGCAACGTCCGCGCGATCGCGCTTCCGCTCGCGCTGTTTCTGCTGATCCGGACTTTTCTCCTCGAGGCGTACCGCATCCCCTCGGGGAGCATGATTCCATCCCTGCTCGTCGGCGACTGGCTGTTCGTCAACAAGCTGCGGTACGGGCCGCACGTGCCCTTCACCGACAACCGGCTGCCGGGATACGCCGAGCCCCGCCGGGGAGACGTCGTGGTGTTCGTCTCCCCGCCGCAGGTGGATCAGCCGCAGGACCTTACGCCGACGCTGGTCAAGCGGGCCATCGCCGTAGGGGGCGACACGATCTACATGCGGCGCGGCGTGCTGTACGTGAATGGCGTCGCGCAGCGGCAGGGCTACGGAGTCTCCGCGGACGCGTTCGATTCCGTGAGTGAGCTGTTCGACTGGCAGAAGCCTCTGGGGCTGAAAGCGTCGCGGTTCGGCGCGGCGCCCGCGCAGCCCTCGCACGACGAGTGGGGGCCGCTCGTCGTGCCGCCCGGACACCTGTTCATGATGGGCGACAATCGCTACAACTCCAAGGACAGCCGCTACTGGGGCTTCGTGCCGCGGGAGAACGTGCGCGGCAGGCCCATGTTCGTGTACTACTCGTACAACGCGGACGACAGTGACCGTCCGCTGCCTTTCATCACCGACATCCGGTGGAGCAGGCTGGTTCACTGGATCCGGTAG
- a CDS encoding co-chaperone GroES family protein codes for MGDKNKRLIVVGDRVLVKIEDGEGRTKVGLYLPPTAIDSQAVQGGTIIATGPGLPMPDLADNNEEPWRVAMRETRFVPMQARTGDYALFFRKAAVEITFDGDRFLVVPQTAILALVREPHVED; via the coding sequence ATGGGCGACAAGAATAAGCGGCTGATCGTCGTCGGTGACCGCGTGCTGGTGAAAATCGAGGACGGAGAAGGCCGGACGAAAGTCGGCCTGTACCTCCCTCCGACGGCGATCGACAGCCAGGCCGTGCAGGGCGGGACGATCATCGCGACCGGCCCCGGCCTGCCGATGCCCGACCTCGCGGACAACAACGAGGAGCCGTGGCGCGTGGCCATGCGCGAGACGCGGTTCGTCCCGATGCAGGCCAGGACGGGTGACTACGCGCTGTTCTTCAGAAAAGCTGCGGTGGAGATCACCTTCGACGGCGACCGCTTCCTCGTCGTGCCGCAGACAGCCATTCTCGCACTCGTGCGCGAGCCGCACGTGGAGGATTAG
- a CDS encoding SWIB/MDM2 domain-containing protein, which produces MKPMRPSASLSAVVGSNPLPRTEITKRLWAYIKRKGLQDSKNRRMINADDSLRPVFGGKRQVSMFEMTKLVNKHLS; this is translated from the coding sequence ATGAAGCCGATGCGGCCGAGCGCTTCGCTCAGCGCCGTCGTTGGCAGCAACCCGCTGCCGCGCACCGAGATCACCAAGCGTCTCTGGGCGTACATCAAGCGCAAGGGCCTGCAGGACAGCAAGAATCGCCGGATGATCAACGCCGACGATTCACTGCGCCCGGTGTTCGGCGGGAAGCGTCAGGTTTCGATGTTCGAGATGACGAAGCTCGTGAACAAGCATCTCAGCTGA